DNA from Alnus glutinosa chromosome 2, dhAlnGlut1.1, whole genome shotgun sequence:
AGGAGTCTATGAGGTCTTGATATAAAATGTTAAGCAACCATTTTAACCCaaaagtttaaatataattCAAGTCCAATAGGCTTGTATCGGGTTAGCGGATCGTGTTAAAACTTGCTAGTACAAAATTTGTGTCGGGTTGAGATCGTGTGAGGcttgagtataagattatataggttaatcctAACCTGACCAATTTAATGTAACGTTCAGACAACCTTAACCCGTTAATTTTGTGTAGGATTTGTGTCAAGTTTACGgatttgtaaaaaattgccAGAGTTAACCCCTCCGGTATACTCCAACAAAAAtgtcatccaaaaaataaaccGAACCCAAATAGAAGTATTTATTTCAGATATAAATGCCATGAATGCGACGCCATCCATGGAGTGTGAGAGGATGATATATACCTCAGCATCGGTCCCATAGAGAGTCACCCGATAAACGACAGACACAGACTTGCCGTCAGCAGAATAGGTAATGGTTCGAACCTCACCCGACCATTCTACAACCAGCGGCGACAAAATAAGAACTTTGAATCCAGTACTATAAACAATGACGTTGTAGACTTGGTACTAATTTTTCAccaagaaaaaaacataaagttgGTATCAACTATCAAGTAAGTTTATTAACATACCCGGAGCATGTAAATTCAAAATCCGATTCACAAGATGCCTGCATTAATCGAAAACAAACACCCGAAATCGAAAAGgcgaagaagaggaaaaagaaggaaaagaaaagtggcGGACTAGTGGTAGTGGTACCAGGGAATATATTTCATGGAGAAGCCATCTTCCAGGCGCACTTTGATGAGGGAATCGGGGACTTTCTTGTTCAGTTCTTTGAGGATTTCGGAGAGCGGCCGACTGATTCCCGAGCTCGCTGCTGCGACGTCGTCCTCTGTTTCCGCCACTTGATTAGAAATAGAAGACGACGACAAGGAGCGGTATTTGTACGGGCTTTGAGTTTGTAGGAGAAGCAGCGCTGACTTCAAAGGGCCAGAAGAAGATGAAGCAAAGGAAAGGACTGGTTTTCCCAGGGATTTCGTCGATGAAAatgccattttcttttttctcttttttccttttctgtcaAGGACAGAGATTTCGAAATCCCTCTTTTGCGGCGCTCCCTAAGGGCAATTGTGTCACTAAATTCACTAAATGGGCTGTCCATGGGCCTCGCTGGACCCGGCCCTCATGGAAATTTTCAAGCCCAGGTCTGGTCCATGGGCCCAttaaaatataacttttttcCCCTCACTTGATAAATCACTTGAAACATAGAACTgccattaaaattttcaatccttTCTTTGTTACAATGACTTTACATATTTCGTGTCATATAAACTATAACAATGGGCAGACCCCAAGGAAGCTCCTTGTTGGAGTAATTTCGGCCAGTTGATTGAAGACACCAAGATACAGATCCACAGTTTACTAACTTTATGATGTTAGGCACACTCG
Protein-coding regions in this window:
- the LOC133860906 gene encoding DNA repair RAD52-like protein 1, mitochondrial, translating into MAFSSTKSLGKPVLSFASSSSGPLKSALLLLQTQSPYKYRSLSSSSISNQVAETEDDVAAASSGISRPLSEILKELNKKVPDSLIKVRLEDGFSMKYIPWHLVNRILNLHAPEWSGEVRTITYSADGKSVSVVYRVTLYGTDAEIFRESTGTASVDDTSYGDPVQKAESMAFRRACARFGLGLHLYHEDMS